ATTTCACTCGTTCGTCGTCTAGCTGGTCCATTAACGTCAAAACCGGTCCATTCTCCAAAATAGGGTCATGTAATCTTTTCCGTCTAAACTCACGAGCAATGAAGTAAAAAGTCTTGATGTAATCAGTAGTTGCATTTGCACTAGTAGTCTCGTCGTTCAGTATCAGATCTATAGCAGAGTAAGAAATTAGTTGTTTAGGTATCACAACTGAAGGACCAATCCAAACATCATCCACTTCAAAAGTCAAAGTATTAATCTTGAATACAACCGAAATAGCCagattctttgagttttctttcattgaaattgCATCATTAACAATTTTAGGGTATAGGTGAGTTTCTCTTTGTGGTAAAAAAACTGAATGAGACCTCTTCTTAGCTTTCTTATCCAAGTTGGAGCCAGGTTTAACGTAGTGTGATATGTCAGAAATATGAATTCCAAATTCTATTGTCGTATCTTCAAGCCTCTTGACATGCAAAGCATGATCATAACAAGCACCAGTTGGAGATGCAGCGATTATGTATTgatcttcaaaaatctttcttgactCCTCAAGGTTAACGGTAGATGTGATGTCTGATATAAACTCATCCGGATTGTCATATTCAtcacaaagaaaattattATCTCGCAAAATAGCATCAACTTCCGTATTATCATCATTCATATTACCCAACTCAGATATGAGTGTACCAAAGGGATGCAGAGATGTGATAGGCCATCTTTTGATAGATGCAACAAACAGCTTCTCAACGTAACTATCGTGATTATCAACAAAGTCCTTCGGCGCCTGTTCTGTAGGTATGGCTATTAAAGGAACCTTCTTGTCCGTTGGCTTGAACCAAACTATCTTTGGCTTCACATTAATGTCCTTGTTAAGATTAGAAGCCTGAGAGGGCCTCAAGAGACCAAGTGTACCCGAAAATAACTGACCGGGAATACGATCAATAACGGCAACAACATGGCCAGCATAAAGAGGTTTATATTCATCATTgatttcctcttcctcaaCAAGTAGTAAAGATTGACCCTCAACTTCTAAATCGTCATTCTTCTTTTGTGTTGGTCTTTGCTTAAGAGAGCCTCTTCTTTGTAAGCCATTATCCAAAACTTGGTAATCACCAGTCTCATTGGACACTGAAGAATAACTATTGGTAGAAGCATCGTTGTGGATATCAGCATTATTGGAGTTGCGACTTCTTGGTCTGTCctttctccttttcttttcttccttttcccGCTTCGCATTCCAGACTTCGTCAACCGCGAGTAACTCAACAGCCACCAAATCACCCTCCAGTGCTCTGTTACGATCCTTTGAACCACAAATAAAAATATCAGCGTCCAATAGTCCATCCGTAGACACATAAGCATCAGATCGGTTTTTCTTATTAACACGGAGAATTCCGGCAACCAGCCTTCCCTCATTTAAAAGATCGGGTAAAGATGCCTGGGTCAAGTAGGGTGCAAACAAAGATTTTCTATTTCCACCATTATTAACATTAGTAAAGTTCGTaattgaagaaatggaGTTACTGTTGAGGGAGGATTTAGAACGGTGACCGGGAAAAAATGCTTGAGGATCAGAAGAAAGCGAGCTGGTACTAGTGTGCTTCCGCCAGGAGCTGTTGTTGCTTCCAGAATGGCGTCTGCTGTGTgaaggagaagaatcaTATGCAAAGGATGGAACTGGAGGGCTTAAGTTGGTCTTATCTCGAGGTGGGAACTGAAAAGAGTGTTGCGGAGAACGAGATCTTTCACATGAAGGAACAGCGGATTTAGATCTCGTATGAGATGGTTTTCTCTCAACGGTATCCTGAGGCTTCAAAGTGGGGGAAGCTGGGAATTTGAAAGCCGGTGCGGGAGTAGCCGTAGAGGATGAGATTGACAACTTTGAAGGTGATCTCTGTTGTTGAGCAATAGCCGCTTGTTTTTTCGCCTCGTCAAGTCCTAAGGAGTGTCTCCTGGAGTGTCCAAGCGTTCTAGAATTGGAGGGGCTTCTTCTATGGTTATAATCCTGATTGCTGCTACTTGAAGGAGGATATCCATGAGTCACGGCAGAGTTGCTCTTGGGTTTTTGAGGGGATAAAtattgctgttgttgctgttgcaatatttgttgttgttgatgttgaacaGCTTCCAATTGACACTGAAGGTTGAACTGTTCGACTGTTGGGGTTGTTAGTACGAGAAGCTAAGCCTAAAACAAGAAAATAAGTGAACACATGTGATGATCACAAATTTTCAGTGTAAAAAGAATAATAACTTACCCATAAGCGAAGTCAACTCACTTGGGGATCGTCTATGCGCAATGTGCAATATTTTCGGCTTGTTGCCTTTAGTAGCAGTTGTGGTTATCACCTTGTTGGATTGAACTCCAGAATCGTTCGACTCAGCGGTAGTTATAATTGACGGCATTTCGGCTTCGTTAGAACGGGAGTTAGAGGAGGAGCTCATATTGGCGTTAATCAATTATCAAGGTGGTTAGGTGAATCTTGAAAGGATCAGATGGCAAAAAAGCAACAACGGAAAAAAAAGTCTCAAAGGTGGTGTAGTAAGAAGCAATAAATGAATTCAAGCGGtaaaatcaaaaaagtgAAAGTCACAAAAGATCAACTCGTCTTACCTTCTCTTAGAAAGACCAGCAACTTTTAACTATCAACCTTATAAGGAAGGAAGGCGAAGATCCTGATTTAATCGAATGGACCATTACTGTGTTGTCGCGCACACGACCTAAATACTACCTAAACAGGGGAATAGTAAGGACCGGGTTCAGTTGACTACTGTTTGCTTGTGAGTTGAGCAAGTTTATTATACGAGGAGGGTGTAGCTTAAAAACATTAATTGCAGATGCTTTGAAAACGGTTGAAAGAGGCCAtgttcagttttttttttctttgaatacTGTTATGGGAACCTCGTGTTAGAATGATCTTTGGCATTGCTCATTGTCACATAGTTACAGTGACCGTGAAAATTGATATTTGTTCCTCTAGAGGTTCGACTTCTTAGAATGTTAATCCTCGTTCAGTGTTTTCAGAGGTTAAAAAGAGAATTAAGGAAGGGCAAGATTGTTGGAACATTGGTAGTTACAGCTGCTAACAACTGCTAACGAACATCGTAAGTGAGGCAGGTCTTGCTCCATATGGGGTCGATTGCCGAAGAGAGAAGGTATATACATTTATCTATCTACTACTGCTTCAATTGGACTCGACGTATTTGTTGACATATGATAAGACATCTAAAACGCAACGACAagcttttttcttttttgtaTTGACAAAATGGGTCTTActtatttttcaagttcgGTCGTTTATCTAGTAAAGTTTTAGCTTCGTTGATCTTGGTAGCTAAAAATGGAGAGCCTCCTTTATCTGGATGGTTTAGCAACATTATACGGCGGTGACTCT
This window of the Komagataella phaffii GS115 chromosome 2, complete sequence genome carries:
- a CDS encoding Protein with a role in maintenance of cellular integrity, with amino-acid sequence MSSSSNSRSNEAEMPSIITTAESNDSGVQSNKVITTTATKGNKPKILHIAHRRSPSELTSLMVEQFNLQCQLEAVQHQQQQILQQQQQQYLSPQKPKSNSAVTHGYPPSSSSNQDYNHRRSPSNSRTLGHSRRHSLGLDEAKKQAAIAQQQRSPSKLSISSSTATPAPAFKFPASPTLKPQDTVERKPSHTRSKSAVPSCERSRSPQHSFQFPPRDKTNLSPPVPSFAYDSSPSHSRRHSGSNNSSWRKHTSTSSLSSDPQAFFPGHRSKSSLNSNSISSITNFTNVNNGGNRKSLFAPYLTQASLPDLLNEGRLVAGILRVNKKNRSDAYVSTDGLLDADIFICGSKDRNRALEGDLVAVELLAVDEVWNAKREKEEKKRRKDRPRSRNSNNADIHNDASTNSYSSVSNETGDYQVLDNGLQRRGSLKQRPTQKKNDDLEVEGQSLLLVEEEEINDEYKPLYAGHVVAVIDRIPGQLFSGTLGLLRPSQASNLNKDINVKPKIVWFKPTDKKVPLIAIPTEQAPKDFVDNHDSYVEKLFVASIKRWPITSLHPFGTLISELGNMNDDNTEVDAILRDNNFLCDEYDNPDEFISDITSTVNLEESRKIFEDQYIIAASPTGACYDHALHVKRLEDTTIEFGIHISDISHYVKPGSNLDKKAKKRSHSVFLPQRETHLYPKIVNDAISMKENSKNLAISVVFKINTLTFEVDDVWIGPSVVIPKQLISYSAIDLILNDETTSANATTDYIKTFYFIAREFRRKRLHDPILENGPVLTLMDQLDDERVKLSLNIYDPIPAEAMINEIFHKVNSVVAHRIFSLLGEVAFLRRQPHPTLQKLETYVKKVNNLSIKLNTTDGGTLQDSLLQIKDENTRKVAETILHKCMPRGKYFIAGKTDPENYSHYLHNLPLYTHFTAPSRRYSDLIVHRQLKFALAKECDPNLVGSQHPFAKDLDPHYLKMNADYCNFKKDCAKAAQEQAIHLLLSQTIKSMSEESGQILSMGIVVQVYESAFDVFLPEFGIEKRVHGDQLPLIKAEFDKDKRVLELYWEKGVDSATFIPEDENEPLSYRASIKNSYRSSTADAARNQSKKMIISSNEDSKKSSLDPHNGSFTFPVTSFSAYGTEEDSVSDSYRGNDDNPLAPYLEACITRTEEENNIQEIRELHSVPVLLRAEIGMALPCLTVRCINPFA